The proteins below are encoded in one region of Struthio camelus isolate bStrCam1 chromosome 11, bStrCam1.hap1, whole genome shotgun sequence:
- the ZNF185 gene encoding zinc finger protein 185 isoform X20, whose translation MMSLGVSKGRVIPPTDEDRRRIIKQMKVRTTLKGDKSWIHHQNSDSEEEKKSSPLSERADGGSSVSAPQSDRSSASKPQSGYLIRGVFTRTIDKTPSLPDSSSKEAQKSTAVKGSNQCRSSSGYRMTTEDYKKLAPYNVKQRSLDLDEEDVPFTPDEHKKRTEAANSVLRRTASRERAYVLSAAKKSNGSPTQEFPPLFAKRIEIEEEGQQRRSSTASDSCKFTPDGNSTETGSKTQTITSLSETSQRISTCSETRNGENRQAPNGKFSSETGSQHGDGDKPLKQKSELFSWDELASRATTVSTNGSYPENTETNNEFYQPNRSNSGCRDKTADATAKLRCQYEMSQYLDDAKSEPARSALQSNVSCPPTDRAPVHPEDTDYYFKRSTQGYEEEDTPRERGHESTRATDEHKSELRSGEFSDSNNHTEKREEPPDHDTQTESPRIAPAYEEQTSSTSDSHHESLGAPGHNEPNPMAASRSNFISKESALSAYETQHPMPLYVDRQPYNTSASAPSHRMPSYLASQVFSTQRPTLDYKGTVYDERSSPSHSRYDSASARGHCEFNPSAGSHYSLSRDTTMPISQRSHRVPFYMDSSDFNSTRLLSSSSERISTPAATLQYNSPAASGYGPDSGATGKGVLFVKEYVNSSELSSSPRYGSSSLVDLTDSERATSSHHSYLSSTPLQRSCEAVCSYCGREIQDCPKIIIEHLNICCHEYCFRCGICHKAMGDLLDKIFIHRDIVHCDKCYEKLF comes from the exons GTCTTCTGCCTCCAAGCCTCAGTCCGGTTACCTCATCAG gGGAGTATTCACAAGAACCATTGATAAGACTCCTTCATTGCCAGATTCATCTTccaaagaagcacagaaaag cactGCAGTGAAGGGATCCAACCAGTGTCGTTCTTCCTCTGGCTACAGGATGACAACTGAGGATTACAAGAAACT AGCTCCATATAACGTCAAGCAAAGGTCACTGGACTTGGATGAAGAGGATGTGCCTTTTACTCCAGATGAACATAAAAAGAG gacagaggcagccaacagtgTCCTGAGACGCACTGCCAGCAGAGAACGTGCTTATGTCCTCTCAGCAGCCAAGAAAAGCAACGG cagcccaaCACAAGAATTCCCACCCTTGTTCGCCAAGAG AATTGAAATAGAAGAAGAAGGACAGCAGAGGAGGAGTTCAACCGCGTCTGATTCATGCAAGTTTACACCAGATGGCAACAG CACTGAAACAGGCAGTAAGACCCAAACAATCACATCCTTGAGTGAAACTTCACAGAGAATCTCCACTTGTTCTGAAACCAG AAATGGTGAAAACAGACAGGCCCCTAATGGGAAATTCTCGTCTGAAACTGGGTCACAGCATGGGGACGG tGACAAACCTCTTAAGCAAAAGTCTGAGCTGTTCTCATGGGACGAATTGGCCTCCAGAGCAACGACAGTTTCCACAAATGGAAG TTACCCTGAAAACACAGAAACCAACAATGAATTTTACCAACCAAA CAGGTCCAACTCTGGTTGCAGGGACAAAACTGCGGATGCTACAGCCAAGCTGCGCTGCCAGTACGAGATGTCTCAGTACCTGGATGATGCAAAGTCCGAACCTGCAAG GTCTGCCTTACAGTCTAATGTCTCCTGTCCTCCTACCGACAGAGCCCCTGTGCACCCAGAGGACACAGACTATTACTTTAAAAG GTCTACCCAAGGTTACGAAGAGGAGGACACCCCTAGAGAAAGGGGGCATGAGAGCACACGGGCCACAGATGAACATAAATCGGAGCTGCGCTCAGGAGA GTTTTCTGACTCAAACAACCATACTGAGAAGCGAGAAGAGCCTCCTGACCATGACACCCAAACGGAGTCTCCCAG GATCGCTCCAGCTTATGAAGAACAAACCTCTTCCACCAGTGATAGTCACCATGAGAGCTTGGGAGCCCCAGGACACAATGAACCTAACCCAATGGCAGCGAG CAGGTCTAACTTCATCTCTAAAGAGAGTGCTCTCAGTGCATATGAGACCCAGCATCCCATGCCACTGTATGTGGACCGCCAGCCTTATAACACCAGTGCGTCAGCACCCAGTCACAGGATGCCATCCTATTTAGCCAGCCAAGTATTCAGCACCCAGAG GCCTACCCTGGATTACAAAGGGACAGTTTATGATGAGAGAAGCAGCCCTAGCCACAGCAGATATGACAGCGCTAGTGCCAGGGGGCACTGTGAATTTAACCCCTCCGCTGGAAG CCACTACTCCCTTTCCAGAGATACCACCATGCCCATTTCCCAGAGAAGCCACAGAGTGCCGTTCTACATGGACAGCTCAGACTTTAACAGCACCAG gcTTCTCTCCAGTTCAAGTGAGAGGATCTCCACTCCAGCTGCCACCTTGCAGTATAACAGCCCAGCGGCTTCTGGGTATGGGCCTGACTCCGGCGCTACCGG AAAAGGGGTCCTCTTTGTGAAGGAGTACGTGAACAGCAGCGAGTTATCGTCCTCCCCACGCTATGGCAG TAGCAGCCTTGTAGATTTGACTGACTCGGAGAGAGCAACCTCCAGCCACCACAGCTACCTGTccagcactcccctgcagag GTCCTGTGAAGCTGTTTGCAGTTACTGTGGCCGTGAGATCCAAGACTGCCCTAAGATCATCATAGAGCATCTTAACATCTGCTGCCATGAATACTGTTTCAGG TGTGGAATTTGCCACAAAGCAATGGGAGATCTTCTGGATAAAATATTCATCCACCGGGACATTGTCCACTGTGACAAGTGCTATGAGAAGCTCTTCTAG
- the ZNF185 gene encoding zinc finger protein 185 isoform X24 — MMSLGVSKGRVIPPTDEDRRRIIKQMKVRTTLKGDKSWIHHQNSDSEEEKKSSPLSERADGGSSVSAPQSDRSSASKPQSGYLIRGVFTRTIDKTPSLPDSSSKEAQKSTAVKGSNQCRSSSGYRMTTEDYKKLAPYNVKQRSLDLDEEDVPFTPDEHKKRTEAANSVLRRTASRERAYVLSAAKKSNGSPTQEFPPLFAKRIEIEEEGQQRRSSTASDSCKFTPDGNSTETGSKTQTITSLSETSQRISTCSETRNGENRQAPNGKFSSETGSQHGDGDKPLKQKSELFSWDELASRATTVSTNGSYPENTETNNEFYQPNRSNSGCRDKTADATAKLRCQYEMSQYLDDAKSEPARSALQSNVSCPPTDRAPVHPEDTDYYFKRSTQGYEEEDTPRERGHESTRATDEHKSELRSGEFSDSNNHTEKREEPPDHDTQTESPRIAPAYEEQTSSTSDSHHESLGAPGHNEPNPMAARSNFISKESALSAYETQHPMPLYVDRQPYNTSASAPSHRMPSYLASQVFSTQRPTLDYKGTVYDERSSPSHSRYDSASARGHCEFNPSAGSHYSLSRDTTMPISQRSHRVPFYMDSSDFNSTRLLSSSSERISTPAATLQYNSPAASGKGVLFVKEYVNSSELSSSPRYGSSSLVDLTDSERATSSHHSYLSSTPLQRSCEAVCSYCGREIQDCPKIIIEHLNICCHEYCFRCGICHKAMGDLLDKIFIHRDIVHCDKCYEKLF; from the exons GTCTTCTGCCTCCAAGCCTCAGTCCGGTTACCTCATCAG gGGAGTATTCACAAGAACCATTGATAAGACTCCTTCATTGCCAGATTCATCTTccaaagaagcacagaaaag cactGCAGTGAAGGGATCCAACCAGTGTCGTTCTTCCTCTGGCTACAGGATGACAACTGAGGATTACAAGAAACT AGCTCCATATAACGTCAAGCAAAGGTCACTGGACTTGGATGAAGAGGATGTGCCTTTTACTCCAGATGAACATAAAAAGAG gacagaggcagccaacagtgTCCTGAGACGCACTGCCAGCAGAGAACGTGCTTATGTCCTCTCAGCAGCCAAGAAAAGCAACGG cagcccaaCACAAGAATTCCCACCCTTGTTCGCCAAGAG AATTGAAATAGAAGAAGAAGGACAGCAGAGGAGGAGTTCAACCGCGTCTGATTCATGCAAGTTTACACCAGATGGCAACAG CACTGAAACAGGCAGTAAGACCCAAACAATCACATCCTTGAGTGAAACTTCACAGAGAATCTCCACTTGTTCTGAAACCAG AAATGGTGAAAACAGACAGGCCCCTAATGGGAAATTCTCGTCTGAAACTGGGTCACAGCATGGGGACGG tGACAAACCTCTTAAGCAAAAGTCTGAGCTGTTCTCATGGGACGAATTGGCCTCCAGAGCAACGACAGTTTCCACAAATGGAAG TTACCCTGAAAACACAGAAACCAACAATGAATTTTACCAACCAAA CAGGTCCAACTCTGGTTGCAGGGACAAAACTGCGGATGCTACAGCCAAGCTGCGCTGCCAGTACGAGATGTCTCAGTACCTGGATGATGCAAAGTCCGAACCTGCAAG GTCTGCCTTACAGTCTAATGTCTCCTGTCCTCCTACCGACAGAGCCCCTGTGCACCCAGAGGACACAGACTATTACTTTAAAAG GTCTACCCAAGGTTACGAAGAGGAGGACACCCCTAGAGAAAGGGGGCATGAGAGCACACGGGCCACAGATGAACATAAATCGGAGCTGCGCTCAGGAGA GTTTTCTGACTCAAACAACCATACTGAGAAGCGAGAAGAGCCTCCTGACCATGACACCCAAACGGAGTCTCCCAG GATCGCTCCAGCTTATGAAGAACAAACCTCTTCCACCAGTGATAGTCACCATGAGAGCTTGGGAGCCCCAGGACACAATGAACCTAACCCAATGGCAGCGAG GTCTAACTTCATCTCTAAAGAGAGTGCTCTCAGTGCATATGAGACCCAGCATCCCATGCCACTGTATGTGGACCGCCAGCCTTATAACACCAGTGCGTCAGCACCCAGTCACAGGATGCCATCCTATTTAGCCAGCCAAGTATTCAGCACCCAGAG GCCTACCCTGGATTACAAAGGGACAGTTTATGATGAGAGAAGCAGCCCTAGCCACAGCAGATATGACAGCGCTAGTGCCAGGGGGCACTGTGAATTTAACCCCTCCGCTGGAAG CCACTACTCCCTTTCCAGAGATACCACCATGCCCATTTCCCAGAGAAGCCACAGAGTGCCGTTCTACATGGACAGCTCAGACTTTAACAGCACCAG gcTTCTCTCCAGTTCAAGTGAGAGGATCTCCACTCCAGCTGCCACCTTGCAGTATAACAGCCCAGCGGCTTCTGG AAAAGGGGTCCTCTTTGTGAAGGAGTACGTGAACAGCAGCGAGTTATCGTCCTCCCCACGCTATGGCAG TAGCAGCCTTGTAGATTTGACTGACTCGGAGAGAGCAACCTCCAGCCACCACAGCTACCTGTccagcactcccctgcagag GTCCTGTGAAGCTGTTTGCAGTTACTGTGGCCGTGAGATCCAAGACTGCCCTAAGATCATCATAGAGCATCTTAACATCTGCTGCCATGAATACTGTTTCAGG TGTGGAATTTGCCACAAAGCAATGGGAGATCTTCTGGATAAAATATTCATCCACCGGGACATTGTCCACTGTGACAAGTGCTATGAGAAGCTCTTCTAG
- the ZNF185 gene encoding zinc finger protein 185 isoform X17 has translation MMSLGVSKGRVIPPTDEDRRRIIKQMKVRTTLKGDKSWIHHQNSDSEEEKKSSPLSERADGGSSVSAPQSDRSSASKPQSGYLIRGVFTRTIDKTPSLPDSSSKEAQKSTAVKGSNQCRSSSGYRMTTEDYKKLAPYNVKQRSLDLDEEDVPFTPDEHKKRTEAANSVLRRTASRERAYVLSAAKKSNGSPTQEFPPLFAKRIEIEEEGQQRRSSTASDSCKFTPDGNSTETGSKTQTITSLSETSQRISTCSETRNGENRQAPNGKFSSETGSQHGDGDKPLKQKSELFSWDELASRATTVSTNGSYPENTETNNEFYQPKSNSGCRDKTADATAKLRCQYEMSQYLDDAKSEPARSALQSNVSCPPTDRAPVHPEDTDYYFKRSTQGYEEEDTPRERGHESTRATDEHKSELRSGEFSDSNNHTEKREEPPDHDTQTESPRSKEHAEYEQSMAKIAPAYEEQTSSTSDSHHESLGAPGHNEPNPMAARSNFISKESALSAYETQHPMPLYVDRQPYNTSASAPSHRMPSYLASQVFSTQRPTLDYKGTVYDERSSPSHSRYDSASARGHCEFNPSAGSHYSLSRDTTMPISQRSHRVPFYMDSSDFNSTRLLSSSSERISTPAATLQYNSPAASGKGVLFVKEYVNSSELSSSPRYGSSSLVDLTDSERATSSHHSYLSSTPLQRSCEAVCSYCGREIQDCPKIIIEHLNICCHEYCFRCGICHKAMGDLLDKIFIHRDIVHCDKCYEKLF, from the exons GTCTTCTGCCTCCAAGCCTCAGTCCGGTTACCTCATCAG gGGAGTATTCACAAGAACCATTGATAAGACTCCTTCATTGCCAGATTCATCTTccaaagaagcacagaaaag cactGCAGTGAAGGGATCCAACCAGTGTCGTTCTTCCTCTGGCTACAGGATGACAACTGAGGATTACAAGAAACT AGCTCCATATAACGTCAAGCAAAGGTCACTGGACTTGGATGAAGAGGATGTGCCTTTTACTCCAGATGAACATAAAAAGAG gacagaggcagccaacagtgTCCTGAGACGCACTGCCAGCAGAGAACGTGCTTATGTCCTCTCAGCAGCCAAGAAAAGCAACGG cagcccaaCACAAGAATTCCCACCCTTGTTCGCCAAGAG AATTGAAATAGAAGAAGAAGGACAGCAGAGGAGGAGTTCAACCGCGTCTGATTCATGCAAGTTTACACCAGATGGCAACAG CACTGAAACAGGCAGTAAGACCCAAACAATCACATCCTTGAGTGAAACTTCACAGAGAATCTCCACTTGTTCTGAAACCAG AAATGGTGAAAACAGACAGGCCCCTAATGGGAAATTCTCGTCTGAAACTGGGTCACAGCATGGGGACGG tGACAAACCTCTTAAGCAAAAGTCTGAGCTGTTCTCATGGGACGAATTGGCCTCCAGAGCAACGACAGTTTCCACAAATGGAAG TTACCCTGAAAACACAGAAACCAACAATGAATTTTACCAACCAAA GTCCAACTCTGGTTGCAGGGACAAAACTGCGGATGCTACAGCCAAGCTGCGCTGCCAGTACGAGATGTCTCAGTACCTGGATGATGCAAAGTCCGAACCTGCAAG GTCTGCCTTACAGTCTAATGTCTCCTGTCCTCCTACCGACAGAGCCCCTGTGCACCCAGAGGACACAGACTATTACTTTAAAAG GTCTACCCAAGGTTACGAAGAGGAGGACACCCCTAGAGAAAGGGGGCATGAGAGCACACGGGCCACAGATGAACATAAATCGGAGCTGCGCTCAGGAGA GTTTTCTGACTCAAACAACCATACTGAGAAGCGAGAAGAGCCTCCTGACCATGACACCCAAACGGAGTCTCCCAGGTCAAAGGAACACGCCGAGTATGAACAGAGCATGGCTAA GATCGCTCCAGCTTATGAAGAACAAACCTCTTCCACCAGTGATAGTCACCATGAGAGCTTGGGAGCCCCAGGACACAATGAACCTAACCCAATGGCAGCGAG GTCTAACTTCATCTCTAAAGAGAGTGCTCTCAGTGCATATGAGACCCAGCATCCCATGCCACTGTATGTGGACCGCCAGCCTTATAACACCAGTGCGTCAGCACCCAGTCACAGGATGCCATCCTATTTAGCCAGCCAAGTATTCAGCACCCAGAG GCCTACCCTGGATTACAAAGGGACAGTTTATGATGAGAGAAGCAGCCCTAGCCACAGCAGATATGACAGCGCTAGTGCCAGGGGGCACTGTGAATTTAACCCCTCCGCTGGAAG CCACTACTCCCTTTCCAGAGATACCACCATGCCCATTTCCCAGAGAAGCCACAGAGTGCCGTTCTACATGGACAGCTCAGACTTTAACAGCACCAG gcTTCTCTCCAGTTCAAGTGAGAGGATCTCCACTCCAGCTGCCACCTTGCAGTATAACAGCCCAGCGGCTTCTGG AAAAGGGGTCCTCTTTGTGAAGGAGTACGTGAACAGCAGCGAGTTATCGTCCTCCCCACGCTATGGCAG TAGCAGCCTTGTAGATTTGACTGACTCGGAGAGAGCAACCTCCAGCCACCACAGCTACCTGTccagcactcccctgcagag GTCCTGTGAAGCTGTTTGCAGTTACTGTGGCCGTGAGATCCAAGACTGCCCTAAGATCATCATAGAGCATCTTAACATCTGCTGCCATGAATACTGTTTCAGG TGTGGAATTTGCCACAAAGCAATGGGAGATCTTCTGGATAAAATATTCATCCACCGGGACATTGTCCACTGTGACAAGTGCTATGAGAAGCTCTTCTAG
- the ZNF185 gene encoding zinc finger protein 185 isoform X21, with protein sequence MMSLGVSKGRVIPPTDEDRRRIIKQMKVRTTLKGDKSWIHHQNSDSEEEKKSSPLSERADGGSSVSAPQSDRSSASKPQSGYLIRGVFTRTIDKTPSLPDSSSKEAQKSTAVKGSNQCRSSSGYRMTTEDYKKLAPYNVKQRSLDLDEEDVPFTPDEHKKRTEAANSVLRRTASRERAYVLSAAKKSNGSPTQEFPPLFAKRIEIEEEGQQRRSSTASDSCKFTPDGNSTETGSKTQTITSLSETSQRISTCSETRNGENRQAPNGKFSSETGSQHGDGDKPLKQKSELFSWDELASRATTVSTNGSYPENTETNNEFYQPKSNSGCRDKTADATAKLRCQYEMSQYLDDAKSEPARSALQSNVSCPPTDRAPVHPEDTDYYFKRSTQGYEEEDTPRERGHESTRATDEHKSELRSGEFSDSNNHTEKREEPPDHDTQTESPRIAPAYEEQTSSTSDSHHESLGAPGHNEPNPMAASRSNFISKESALSAYETQHPMPLYVDRQPYNTSASAPSHRMPSYLASQVFSTQRPTLDYKGTVYDERSSPSHSRYDSASARGHCEFNPSAGSHYSLSRDTTMPISQRSHRVPFYMDSSDFNSTRLLSSSSERISTPAATLQYNSPAASGYGPDSGATGKGVLFVKEYVNSSELSSSPRYGSSSLVDLTDSERATSSHHSYLSSTPLQRSCEAVCSYCGREIQDCPKIIIEHLNICCHEYCFRCGICHKAMGDLLDKIFIHRDIVHCDKCYEKLF encoded by the exons GTCTTCTGCCTCCAAGCCTCAGTCCGGTTACCTCATCAG gGGAGTATTCACAAGAACCATTGATAAGACTCCTTCATTGCCAGATTCATCTTccaaagaagcacagaaaag cactGCAGTGAAGGGATCCAACCAGTGTCGTTCTTCCTCTGGCTACAGGATGACAACTGAGGATTACAAGAAACT AGCTCCATATAACGTCAAGCAAAGGTCACTGGACTTGGATGAAGAGGATGTGCCTTTTACTCCAGATGAACATAAAAAGAG gacagaggcagccaacagtgTCCTGAGACGCACTGCCAGCAGAGAACGTGCTTATGTCCTCTCAGCAGCCAAGAAAAGCAACGG cagcccaaCACAAGAATTCCCACCCTTGTTCGCCAAGAG AATTGAAATAGAAGAAGAAGGACAGCAGAGGAGGAGTTCAACCGCGTCTGATTCATGCAAGTTTACACCAGATGGCAACAG CACTGAAACAGGCAGTAAGACCCAAACAATCACATCCTTGAGTGAAACTTCACAGAGAATCTCCACTTGTTCTGAAACCAG AAATGGTGAAAACAGACAGGCCCCTAATGGGAAATTCTCGTCTGAAACTGGGTCACAGCATGGGGACGG tGACAAACCTCTTAAGCAAAAGTCTGAGCTGTTCTCATGGGACGAATTGGCCTCCAGAGCAACGACAGTTTCCACAAATGGAAG TTACCCTGAAAACACAGAAACCAACAATGAATTTTACCAACCAAA GTCCAACTCTGGTTGCAGGGACAAAACTGCGGATGCTACAGCCAAGCTGCGCTGCCAGTACGAGATGTCTCAGTACCTGGATGATGCAAAGTCCGAACCTGCAAG GTCTGCCTTACAGTCTAATGTCTCCTGTCCTCCTACCGACAGAGCCCCTGTGCACCCAGAGGACACAGACTATTACTTTAAAAG GTCTACCCAAGGTTACGAAGAGGAGGACACCCCTAGAGAAAGGGGGCATGAGAGCACACGGGCCACAGATGAACATAAATCGGAGCTGCGCTCAGGAGA GTTTTCTGACTCAAACAACCATACTGAGAAGCGAGAAGAGCCTCCTGACCATGACACCCAAACGGAGTCTCCCAG GATCGCTCCAGCTTATGAAGAACAAACCTCTTCCACCAGTGATAGTCACCATGAGAGCTTGGGAGCCCCAGGACACAATGAACCTAACCCAATGGCAGCGAG CAGGTCTAACTTCATCTCTAAAGAGAGTGCTCTCAGTGCATATGAGACCCAGCATCCCATGCCACTGTATGTGGACCGCCAGCCTTATAACACCAGTGCGTCAGCACCCAGTCACAGGATGCCATCCTATTTAGCCAGCCAAGTATTCAGCACCCAGAG GCCTACCCTGGATTACAAAGGGACAGTTTATGATGAGAGAAGCAGCCCTAGCCACAGCAGATATGACAGCGCTAGTGCCAGGGGGCACTGTGAATTTAACCCCTCCGCTGGAAG CCACTACTCCCTTTCCAGAGATACCACCATGCCCATTTCCCAGAGAAGCCACAGAGTGCCGTTCTACATGGACAGCTCAGACTTTAACAGCACCAG gcTTCTCTCCAGTTCAAGTGAGAGGATCTCCACTCCAGCTGCCACCTTGCAGTATAACAGCCCAGCGGCTTCTGGGTATGGGCCTGACTCCGGCGCTACCGG AAAAGGGGTCCTCTTTGTGAAGGAGTACGTGAACAGCAGCGAGTTATCGTCCTCCCCACGCTATGGCAG TAGCAGCCTTGTAGATTTGACTGACTCGGAGAGAGCAACCTCCAGCCACCACAGCTACCTGTccagcactcccctgcagag GTCCTGTGAAGCTGTTTGCAGTTACTGTGGCCGTGAGATCCAAGACTGCCCTAAGATCATCATAGAGCATCTTAACATCTGCTGCCATGAATACTGTTTCAGG TGTGGAATTTGCCACAAAGCAATGGGAGATCTTCTGGATAAAATATTCATCCACCGGGACATTGTCCACTGTGACAAGTGCTATGAGAAGCTCTTCTAG
- the ZNF185 gene encoding zinc finger protein 185 isoform X22, producing the protein MMSLGVSKGRVIPPTDEDRRRIIKQMKVRTTLKGDKSWIHHQNSDSEEEKKSSPLSERADGGSSVSAPQSDRSSASKPQSGYLIRGVFTRTIDKTPSLPDSSSKEAQKSTAVKGSNQCRSSSGYRMTTEDYKKLAPYNVKQRSLDLDEEDVPFTPDEHKKRTEAANSVLRRTASRERAYVLSAAKKSNGSPTQEFPPLFAKRIEIEEEGQQRRSSTASDSCKFTPDGNSTETGSKTQTITSLSETSQRISTCSETRNGENRQAPNGKFSSETGSQHGDGDKPLKQKSELFSWDELASRATTVSTNGSYPENTETNNEFYQPKSNSGCRDKTADATAKLRCQYEMSQYLDDAKSEPARSALQSNVSCPPTDRAPVHPEDTDYYFKRSTQGYEEEDTPRERGHESTRATDEHKSELRSGEFSDSNNHTEKREEPPDHDTQTESPRIAPAYEEQTSSTSDSHHESLGAPGHNEPNPMAARSNFISKESALSAYETQHPMPLYVDRQPYNTSASAPSHRMPSYLASQVFSTQRPTLDYKGTVYDERSSPSHSRYDSASARGHCEFNPSAGSHYSLSRDTTMPISQRSHRVPFYMDSSDFNSTRLLSSSSERISTPAATLQYNSPAASGYGPDSGATGKGVLFVKEYVNSSELSSSPRYGSSSLVDLTDSERATSSHHSYLSSTPLQRSCEAVCSYCGREIQDCPKIIIEHLNICCHEYCFRCGICHKAMGDLLDKIFIHRDIVHCDKCYEKLF; encoded by the exons GTCTTCTGCCTCCAAGCCTCAGTCCGGTTACCTCATCAG gGGAGTATTCACAAGAACCATTGATAAGACTCCTTCATTGCCAGATTCATCTTccaaagaagcacagaaaag cactGCAGTGAAGGGATCCAACCAGTGTCGTTCTTCCTCTGGCTACAGGATGACAACTGAGGATTACAAGAAACT AGCTCCATATAACGTCAAGCAAAGGTCACTGGACTTGGATGAAGAGGATGTGCCTTTTACTCCAGATGAACATAAAAAGAG gacagaggcagccaacagtgTCCTGAGACGCACTGCCAGCAGAGAACGTGCTTATGTCCTCTCAGCAGCCAAGAAAAGCAACGG cagcccaaCACAAGAATTCCCACCCTTGTTCGCCAAGAG AATTGAAATAGAAGAAGAAGGACAGCAGAGGAGGAGTTCAACCGCGTCTGATTCATGCAAGTTTACACCAGATGGCAACAG CACTGAAACAGGCAGTAAGACCCAAACAATCACATCCTTGAGTGAAACTTCACAGAGAATCTCCACTTGTTCTGAAACCAG AAATGGTGAAAACAGACAGGCCCCTAATGGGAAATTCTCGTCTGAAACTGGGTCACAGCATGGGGACGG tGACAAACCTCTTAAGCAAAAGTCTGAGCTGTTCTCATGGGACGAATTGGCCTCCAGAGCAACGACAGTTTCCACAAATGGAAG TTACCCTGAAAACACAGAAACCAACAATGAATTTTACCAACCAAA GTCCAACTCTGGTTGCAGGGACAAAACTGCGGATGCTACAGCCAAGCTGCGCTGCCAGTACGAGATGTCTCAGTACCTGGATGATGCAAAGTCCGAACCTGCAAG GTCTGCCTTACAGTCTAATGTCTCCTGTCCTCCTACCGACAGAGCCCCTGTGCACCCAGAGGACACAGACTATTACTTTAAAAG GTCTACCCAAGGTTACGAAGAGGAGGACACCCCTAGAGAAAGGGGGCATGAGAGCACACGGGCCACAGATGAACATAAATCGGAGCTGCGCTCAGGAGA GTTTTCTGACTCAAACAACCATACTGAGAAGCGAGAAGAGCCTCCTGACCATGACACCCAAACGGAGTCTCCCAG GATCGCTCCAGCTTATGAAGAACAAACCTCTTCCACCAGTGATAGTCACCATGAGAGCTTGGGAGCCCCAGGACACAATGAACCTAACCCAATGGCAGCGAG GTCTAACTTCATCTCTAAAGAGAGTGCTCTCAGTGCATATGAGACCCAGCATCCCATGCCACTGTATGTGGACCGCCAGCCTTATAACACCAGTGCGTCAGCACCCAGTCACAGGATGCCATCCTATTTAGCCAGCCAAGTATTCAGCACCCAGAG GCCTACCCTGGATTACAAAGGGACAGTTTATGATGAGAGAAGCAGCCCTAGCCACAGCAGATATGACAGCGCTAGTGCCAGGGGGCACTGTGAATTTAACCCCTCCGCTGGAAG CCACTACTCCCTTTCCAGAGATACCACCATGCCCATTTCCCAGAGAAGCCACAGAGTGCCGTTCTACATGGACAGCTCAGACTTTAACAGCACCAG gcTTCTCTCCAGTTCAAGTGAGAGGATCTCCACTCCAGCTGCCACCTTGCAGTATAACAGCCCAGCGGCTTCTGGGTATGGGCCTGACTCCGGCGCTACCGG AAAAGGGGTCCTCTTTGTGAAGGAGTACGTGAACAGCAGCGAGTTATCGTCCTCCCCACGCTATGGCAG TAGCAGCCTTGTAGATTTGACTGACTCGGAGAGAGCAACCTCCAGCCACCACAGCTACCTGTccagcactcccctgcagag GTCCTGTGAAGCTGTTTGCAGTTACTGTGGCCGTGAGATCCAAGACTGCCCTAAGATCATCATAGAGCATCTTAACATCTGCTGCCATGAATACTGTTTCAGG TGTGGAATTTGCCACAAAGCAATGGGAGATCTTCTGGATAAAATATTCATCCACCGGGACATTGTCCACTGTGACAAGTGCTATGAGAAGCTCTTCTAG